One window of Jannaschia sp. CCS1 genomic DNA carries:
- a CDS encoding cytochrome P450: MLDIAQFDLNQIDAAFIEDPYSTLAALRRTSPVHPNADGSVYLTRHDDCLATYRSRDMLSDKTEAFGQKFGECPLKVHHTTSLIFNDPPYHTVVRKLIAGAFTPRKLKEMERAIERIVSRLLDRVEDLGELDVIADFGMMLPTEIISIMLGVPEAYRAQLRGYSTAILGALDPVVSSSQMEAGNRAVEEFGAVLDDLINHRRANPDAAAEGEVLESLIFGEHDGRTLTQEELVQNCIFLLNAGHETTTSLVGNAVAVLLANPSEHRRLIDDPTLIGTAVEEILRVESPLQIGNRLAGEDIALPSGPTIPKGTYIHTSIAAANRDPEVFADPDRFDVSRKPNPHIAFITGIHVCLGASLARMEGKIAIGGFVKRFPKLAATGEGERLGLARFRGWTSLPIRVR; the protein is encoded by the coding sequence ATGCTGGATATCGCGCAATTCGATCTCAACCAGATTGACGCCGCATTTATCGAAGACCCCTATTCAACGCTGGCCGCGCTGCGCCGCACCTCGCCCGTCCATCCCAACGCGGACGGCTCCGTCTACCTGACGCGCCACGATGATTGCCTGGCCACCTACCGGTCCCGCGACATGCTGTCGGACAAGACCGAAGCGTTTGGCCAGAAGTTTGGCGAATGCCCGCTGAAGGTGCATCACACGACCTCTCTGATCTTCAACGATCCGCCCTATCACACTGTGGTGCGCAAGCTCATCGCGGGGGCCTTCACGCCCCGCAAACTCAAAGAGATGGAGCGCGCGATTGAACGGATCGTCTCGCGTCTTCTGGACCGGGTGGAGGATCTGGGGGAGCTGGATGTCATTGCCGATTTCGGAATGATGCTGCCCACCGAGATCATCTCCATCATGCTTGGCGTGCCCGAGGCCTATCGCGCGCAGCTGCGGGGGTATTCGACGGCCATTCTGGGCGCGCTTGACCCGGTTGTGTCTTCATCCCAGATGGAGGCGGGCAACCGCGCCGTCGAAGAATTTGGCGCCGTCCTGGATGACCTGATCAACCACCGTCGCGCCAACCCCGATGCGGCGGCAGAGGGCGAAGTGCTGGAATCGCTGATTTTCGGGGAACACGACGGCCGTACCCTGACCCAGGAAGAGTTGGTGCAGAACTGTATCTTCCTTCTCAACGCGGGCCACGAGACGACAACATCGCTGGTCGGAAATGCGGTCGCAGTGTTGCTGGCCAACCCGTCCGAGCATCGCCGCCTGATCGACGACCCCACCCTGATCGGCACTGCCGTGGAGGAGATCCTGCGCGTCGAAAGCCCGCTGCAAATCGGCAACCGTTTGGCGGGGGAAGACATCGCCCTCCCCTCCGGCCCGACGATTCCGAAGGGTACCTACATCCACACATCCATCGCCGCCGCCAACCGCGATCCGGAGGTCTTCGCGGACCCCGACCGCTTCGACGTGTCCCGCAAACCGAACCCGCATATCGCGTTCATCACGGGCATCCACGTCTGCCTCGGCGCGTCCCTGGCGCGGATGGAAGGGAAGATCGCCATTGGTGGCTTCGTCAAACGGTTCCCAAAGCTGGCCGCGACCGGTGAGGGGGAGCGCCTTGGCCTTGCCCGGTTCAGGGGATGGACGTCGCTGCCCATCCGAGTGCGATAG
- a CDS encoding cobalamin B12-binding domain-containing protein, translated as MTQRPSRLHHPAQRGLVPDAQAIRAEDPIVRLAREAVAKIVAQAQIPVPRPKADGQQSSPQITELAQALVDTDRARVDEMIADLLGSDLGVRDLCLDHLAPAARVLGAFWERDQLQFADVSLATARIQAIVRTMPTTPVRAATGRDDRTLFAAVPGETHTLGVVMAADHFRRLGWDVSLLIGMDHSDICRRARTDDCNVIGLSCAGRHAVPALSRLIQEIRHLRPDMGIVLAGHIVTDREAVDALPQLDGLVEELDGAEQVLRDAMAAVPEDRRALQAS; from the coding sequence GTGACCCAACGACCTAGCAGACTACATCACCCGGCGCAGCGAGGGCTTGTGCCAGACGCGCAGGCCATACGCGCGGAGGATCCGATTGTTCGTCTGGCGCGCGAAGCGGTTGCCAAGATCGTCGCACAGGCGCAGATACCCGTGCCGCGGCCAAAGGCAGACGGGCAACAATCCTCCCCCCAAATCACAGAACTGGCCCAGGCCCTGGTCGATACGGATCGGGCGCGGGTCGATGAGATGATTGCGGATTTGCTGGGCTCCGACCTTGGCGTTCGGGACCTTTGTCTGGATCACCTCGCCCCGGCGGCGCGGGTGCTGGGGGCATTCTGGGAACGCGATCAACTGCAATTTGCCGATGTCAGCCTGGCAACGGCCCGCATTCAGGCCATCGTCCGCACGATGCCGACAACACCCGTGCGCGCCGCGACTGGGCGCGATGACAGAACCCTCTTCGCGGCGGTGCCCGGAGAGACCCACACCCTTGGCGTCGTCATGGCGGCAGATCATTTCCGGCGCTTGGGCTGGGACGTGAGCCTGCTGATCGGGATGGACCACAGCGATATCTGCCGCCGGGCCCGGACCGACGATTGCAACGTGATCGGCTTGAGTTGCGCCGGTCGCCATGCGGTCCCTGCCCTGAGCCGTCTGATCCAAGAAATCCGCCACCTGCGCCCGGATATGGGCATTGTCCTGGCCGGGCATATCGTGACGGACCGGGAGGCGGTGGATGCCCTGCCGCAACTCGACGGACTTGTCGAGGAGTTGGATGGGGCCGAGCAGG
- a CDS encoding 3-hydroxyacyl-CoA dehydrogenase NAD-binding domain-containing protein encodes MSVTMIRDGLTGFVTLDNPSVNAIGRAMREGLMDAVAWAETEMLDRVIVTGAGRAFAAGADAKEFDGAALEPYLPDVLDAIERSFVPWIAAINGVALGGGAEIALACRMRIMGPRAQIGLPEVTLGVIPGAGGTQRAMRLCGLDTALEMIAYGKPLGAKAALATGLVHAVEEDPVDAADMVNSEELLCIVPTWELPAPDMNADAFAKIREGLAKRSKGQVAPLKAVEVIEAGLSMEFADAMALERAAFLELKAGDQSRALRHMFFSERAAKAPNDLPKAPEISKIAIVGGGTMGAGIAYACLSVGLPVVLLETDADAIARAQHNIDTLIGAGLKRGRLDDSGAAALRDRLTLTEDYAAASDATLVIEAAFESMDVKKDIFAKLDAAVSPDTVLATNTSYLDVDVLAASTRDPSRILGLHFFAPAHIMRLLEIVTGAETSDRALATGYALAKLLKKVPVLAGVCDGFIGNRIFSRYKEEADILLMDGAVPWEVDDAMEAFGYAMGPFEVGDLSGLDIGFANRRRQDATRDPNRRYIPIADRMVNEGRLGRKASVGWYRYPGGGGKVIDPLIEDLIAEEAHFAGATRTEIADEVVVERLLLAMINEAADILGEGIARSAADIDLVTVFGYGFPRWRGGLMHYADTRGVAQIVEKLRSLEAVDPVIWKVSPVLLDCAQTGTKLADWQRTT; translated from the coding sequence ATGAGCGTCACGATGATCCGCGATGGGCTGACCGGGTTTGTCACCCTCGACAACCCGTCCGTGAACGCCATTGGCCGTGCGATGCGCGAGGGGTTGATGGACGCCGTCGCCTGGGCGGAAACCGAAATGCTGGACCGCGTGATCGTGACGGGCGCGGGCCGTGCCTTTGCGGCAGGCGCGGATGCCAAGGAGTTCGACGGCGCGGCGTTGGAGCCGTATTTGCCGGACGTTCTGGACGCGATTGAGCGCAGTTTCGTGCCATGGATCGCGGCGATCAACGGCGTGGCCTTGGGTGGCGGCGCAGAGATTGCGCTGGCCTGCCGGATGCGGATCATGGGTCCGCGCGCGCAGATCGGCCTGCCGGAGGTGACGTTGGGCGTGATCCCCGGCGCGGGCGGAACGCAACGCGCGATGCGGCTCTGCGGCTTGGACACCGCGCTGGAGATGATCGCATACGGCAAACCTCTGGGCGCGAAAGCGGCGCTTGCGACGGGCTTGGTCCATGCCGTCGAAGAAGATCCGGTCGACGCTGCCGACATGGTCAACAGTGAAGAACTGCTTTGTATCGTGCCCACGTGGGAGCTGCCCGCCCCGGATATGAACGCCGATGCGTTCGCGAAAATCCGGGAGGGGTTGGCCAAACGCTCGAAGGGTCAAGTGGCCCCGTTGAAGGCGGTGGAGGTGATCGAGGCCGGGCTGTCGATGGAATTTGCCGACGCCATGGCGCTGGAACGTGCGGCCTTCTTGGAGCTGAAAGCCGGCGATCAATCCCGCGCGCTTCGGCATATGTTCTTCAGTGAACGCGCCGCCAAGGCTCCGAATGACCTGCCGAAAGCGCCGGAAATCAGCAAGATCGCCATCGTCGGTGGGGGCACGATGGGGGCAGGGATCGCATACGCCTGTTTGTCGGTCGGCTTGCCGGTGGTGCTGCTGGAAACCGACGCGGACGCCATCGCGCGGGCGCAGCACAACATCGACACGTTAATCGGCGCGGGTCTCAAACGTGGCCGTCTTGATGACAGCGGGGCGGCGGCCCTTCGGGATCGCCTGACCCTGACGGAGGATTACGCAGCCGCGTCCGATGCGACACTGGTCATTGAAGCGGCCTTCGAGTCGATGGACGTGAAAAAGGACATCTTCGCAAAACTCGATGCCGCCGTCTCACCCGACACGGTTCTGGCCACCAACACCTCCTATCTGGATGTGGACGTGCTTGCGGCCAGCACCCGGGACCCGTCCCGCATCCTTGGTCTGCACTTCTTCGCGCCTGCGCATATCATGCGCCTGTTGGAGATCGTGACGGGGGCCGAGACGTCTGACCGGGCGTTGGCCACTGGCTACGCGCTGGCAAAACTGTTGAAGAAAGTGCCCGTCCTGGCGGGTGTCTGCGACGGGTTCATCGGCAACCGCATCTTCTCGCGCTATAAGGAGGAGGCCGATATCCTGCTGATGGACGGGGCCGTCCCGTGGGAGGTCGATGACGCGATGGAAGCGTTTGGATATGCCATGGGGCCGTTCGAGGTGGGTGATCTCTCCGGCCTCGACATCGGGTTTGCCAATCGCCGCAGGCAGGACGCCACGCGCGATCCCAACCGGCGCTACATTCCCATTGCGGACCGGATGGTCAATGAGGGGCGTCTGGGACGGAAGGCCAGCGTGGGCTGGTATCGCTATCCCGGCGGCGGCGGCAAGGTCATCGACCCGCTGATCGAGGATCTGATCGCGGAAGAAGCGCATTTCGCGGGTGCGACGCGCACCGAAATTGCCGATGAGGTGGTGGTGGAAAGGCTGCTTCTGGCGATGATCAACGAGGCGGCGGATATCCTTGGCGAAGGCATCGCGCGGTCTGCGGCAGATATCGATCTGGTCACGGTCTTTGGGTATGGCTTTCCCCGGTGGCGCGGCGGTTTGATGCACTATGCGGACACCCGGGGCGTGGCGCAGATTGTGGAAAAACTGCGGTCCCTAGAGGCGGTTGACCCGGTGATCTGGAAGGTGAGCCCGGTTCTTTTGGACTGCGCGCAGACCGGCACCAAACTGGCCGACTGGCAGCGGACAACCTAA